One window of the Gymnogyps californianus isolate 813 unplaced genomic scaffold, ASM1813914v2 HiC_scaffold_139, whole genome shotgun sequence genome contains the following:
- the LOC127028028 gene encoding endogenous retrovirus group S71 member 1 Env polyprotein-like yields MGALAKGRIIGHPRNPYTPVTREDDKLASVLPKPGSSTLADPRQRQNSLHKAGLRHLCVILILELVTIGQAELNYRHHQPFKWTLARWEDQHVIKENVTAGAPSFSASLCDMAPIKPCLNQKPYYLCPASNPGKGYCNYPNQYYCAYWDCVTIASAWTPTPRDKYLSISWGPRGCRPPKVDGSGGSVGSSNCSHLILQIAQPEDPGWLLGKTWGIRYWEPGTDRGSLILIKKEVLQRPQAIGPNPVLNPQTSRPLIHDAKNNTEDAAPSNTKTLNTLEFEMPPLWKLLNSTYQILNSTNPNMTTSERG; encoded by the exons ATGGGAGCCCTTGCGAAG GGCCGAATCATCGGACACCCCCGTAACCCGTACACCCCGGTGACAAGAGAAGATGACAAGTTGGCAAGCGTCCTGCCCAAGCCTGGGAGTTCCACACTAGCAGATCCCAGACAACGGCAGAATAGCCTCCACAAAGCGGGGTTGCGACACCTTTGTGTGATCTTGATTTTGGAGCTCGTCACTATAGGACAGGCAGAATTGAATTACCGTCACCATCAGCCATTCAAATGGACCCTTGCCAGGTGGGAGGATCAGCACGTGATTAAGGAAAATGTTACAGCAGGAGCCCCTAGCTTCTCTGCCTCCTTATGTGACATGGCACCCATAAAACCCTGCCTCAACCAAAAGCCTTATTACCTCTGTCCCGCATCTAATCCAGGAAAAGGGTATTGTAACTATCCTAACCAGTATTATTGTGCGTATTGGGATTGTGTTACTATCGCTTCTGCTTGGACCCCTACTCCCCGAGATAAATATCTATCAATATCATGGGGACCACGAGGCTGTAGACCCCCAAAAGTGGACGGGTCTGGGGGTTCTGTAGGTTCAAGTAATTGTTCTCACCTAATTCTCCAAATAGCACAACCAGAAGACCCAGGATGGTTATTGGGAAAAACTTGGGGAATCAGATACTGGGAGCCGGGGACAGACAGGGgaagtttaattttaatcaaaaaagaAGTGCTTCAAAGACCCCAAGCAATCGGGCCTAACCCGGTTCTTAACCCACAAACATCTAGACCTTTAATACACGACGCcaaaaataacactgaagaCGCGGCTCCCAGTAACACCAAGACTCTAAATACTCTAGAATTTGAAATGCCCCCCCTATGGAAGCTGTTAAACTCAACATACCAAATATTGAACTCTACCAATCCAAATATGACAACTAGTGAACGGGGCTAA